Proteins encoded within one genomic window of Oryza brachyantha chromosome 7, ObraRS2, whole genome shotgun sequence:
- the LOC107304557 gene encoding uncharacterized protein LOC107304557 produces the protein MMFACFSAAAVADEAEAEARRHRGGGGGDGRRRSRGAASFVRRKFFGGRKGRKEYSKSKEASSAALAGRDVDGVYGVVVVGAASASSSSAALSPALSLDSACSLSSSSSSSTTTTACCSGSRSSFSDALPPARRSEERRRTTTTAAGPAAVILCMVMVMLCGRVGATVLASAAFYLFPRLLPVSANEADSAVASPESDLPPATEQKTMKSRVVKEGFFVRNRKK, from the coding sequence ATGATGTTCGCGTGcttcagcgccgccgccgtggccgacgaggcggaggcggaggctcgccgccaccggggcggtggtggcggggaCGGCCGTCGCCGTTCCCGGGGCGCCGCGTCGTTTGTCCGCAGGAAGTTCTTTGGAGGGAGGAAAGGGAGGAAGGAGTACTCCAAGTCCAAGgaggcgtcgtcggcggcgctgGCCGGACGGGACGTGGACGGTGTCTAcggcgtggtggtggtcggggcggcttcggcctcgtcgtcgtcggctgcGCTGAGCCCCGCGCTGTCGCTCGACTCGGCGTGCTCGttgtcgtcctcgtcgtcgtcgtcgacgacgacgacggcgtgttGCTCCGGATCCCGGTCGTCGTTCTCGGACGCGCTGCCTCCGGCGAGGAGgtcggaggagaggaggaggacaacgacgacggcggctgggccggccgcgGTGATTCTCTGCATGGTGATGGTGATGCTCTGCGGCCGGGTCGGAGCCACCGTGCTCGCCTCGGCGGCGTTCTACCTTTTCCCCCGGCTGTTGCCGGTGAGTGCCAACGAGGCGGATAGCGCGGTGGCGTCGCCGGAGAGCGActtgccgccggcgaccgagCAGAAGACGATGAAGAGTAGGGTGGTTAAGGAGGGCTTCTTTGTGAGAAACCGCAAGAAGTGA